Genomic segment of Deinococcus sp. YIM 134068:
CCTCCCCAATACCCGTCCGGTGGGGGGCGACTGATGAGCGGTAGTCACGGTCATAACACGCTGTTCTCGTTCTGGGCGGCCAGCAGCCAGCTTCCAGCGACCAGCAAAAACAAGCTTTTGCTTCTGCCTGCCGGTGGCTGGTCGCTGGCGGCTGGAAGCTCATCTCTTGGAGGCACACATGGGCGTTCTTGAAATCGCCAAGGGCATGGGCGTCACGCTCGGGAAGCTCTTTCAGAAGCCGGTGACGGTGAGCTACCCCGAGCAGCGGGCGACCATCCAGCCCCGCTTTCGCGGTCGGCACGTCTTGACCCGGCACCCCGGCCAGCGCCCCGGAGAACTGGGCCTGGAGAAGTGCATCGGCTGTTCGCTGTGCGCCGCCGCCTGCCCCGCCTACGCGATCTACGTGGAGGCCGCCGAGAACGACCCCGTGAACCCGACCAGCCCCGGCGAGCGGTACGCGAAGGTCTACGAGATCAACATGCTCCGCTGCATCTTCTGCGGCATGTGCGAGGAGGCGTGTCCGACGGGTGCGGTGGTCCTCGGCAACGAGTTCGAGATGGCCGACTACCGTTACCGCGACCTCGTGTACGGCAAGGAGGACATGATCGTGGGCGTGGACGGCTCGCTGCCCCAGCGCCGCGAGGCAGAGCGCAAGGCCAAGCCCGTCCGCCTCGGCTTCAAGGTGCCGGAGGGGGCAAGGCCGGAACTGGAGGGGGTGGAGTACCCGCGATGAGGCAGAAGGCAAAGTGCCGGATCGTCAAGGGGTCGAGGCGTCGAGAGGTCGAGAAGAGACGCCCCATGTCCTCGACTCCTCGACTCCTCGACTCCTCGACCTCCAGACCCACCCCGCAGGTGCGCCCATGATCGCCTTCCTCCTCCTCGCCCCCCTCGCCCTGGTCGGCGCGATCATCACCGTCGCGGCGAAGAATGCGGTTCACGCCTCGCTCGGTCTCGTGGGCACGCTTCTCAGTGTGGCGGGACTGTTCGCCAGCCTGAATGCGTCCTTCCTGGCGGCGACTCAGGTGATCGTGTACGCGGGCGCGATCATGGTGCTGTTCCTGTTCGTGATCATGCTGCTCAACGCGAATCAGCCCATCACGGGGCGCGACCCGGT
This window contains:
- the nuoI gene encoding NADH-quinone oxidoreductase subunit NuoI, translated to MGVLEIAKGMGVTLGKLFQKPVTVSYPEQRATIQPRFRGRHVLTRHPGQRPGELGLEKCIGCSLCAAACPAYAIYVEAAENDPVNPTSPGERYAKVYEINMLRCIFCGMCEEACPTGAVVLGNEFEMADYRYRDLVYGKEDMIVGVDGSLPQRREAERKAKPVRLGFKVPEGARPELEGVEYPR